From a single Thermus tengchongensis genomic region:
- a CDS encoding ParB/RepB/Spo0J family partition protein, with protein MSAIRAYLKGLVEEAKKPASSTLLLAELVPRPQPRRRFEEASLKALAESIRAHGVLEPLLVRPLGDGRYEIVAGERRYRAAQMAGLSEVPVVVLEGLDEKAAQAIALMENLQREDLNPYEETVAVLDLLALELSKSREEVISLLHRMWNEARGKSTRNVAGSPEAQRVEEVFRLLGRMDWSSFVRHRLPLLNLPPDLQEALLEGAIPYTAALELKKVKDEGERRKLLEEAKAGLSLRELKAKVRELLRQEAPPPPWHKEVLAKLSRLDLEALPPEKRKAVERHLQALAKELGLTRKA; from the coding sequence ATGAGCGCCATCCGCGCCTACCTGAAGGGCCTGGTGGAGGAGGCCAAGAAGCCCGCTTCCTCCACCCTTCTCCTGGCCGAGCTGGTGCCCCGGCCCCAGCCCCGGCGGCGCTTTGAGGAAGCCTCCCTGAAGGCCCTGGCGGAGTCCATCCGGGCCCACGGGGTGCTGGAGCCCCTTTTGGTCCGCCCCCTTGGGGACGGGCGGTACGAGATCGTGGCCGGGGAAAGGCGGTACCGGGCCGCCCAGATGGCGGGGCTTTCCGAGGTTCCCGTGGTGGTCCTCGAGGGGCTGGACGAGAAGGCCGCCCAGGCCATCGCCCTCATGGAGAACCTCCAGCGGGAGGACCTGAACCCCTACGAGGAGACGGTGGCCGTCCTGGACCTCCTGGCCCTGGAGCTTTCCAAGAGCAGGGAGGAGGTGATTAGCCTTCTCCACCGGATGTGGAATGAGGCGAGGGGGAAATCTACCCGCAACGTTGCGGGTAGCCCCGAGGCCCAGAGGGTGGAGGAGGTTTTCCGCCTCCTGGGGCGCATGGACTGGTCAAGCTTTGTCCGCCACCGCCTCCCCCTCCTCAACCTCCCCCCGGACCTCCAGGAGGCTCTCCTCGAGGGCGCCATCCCCTACACCGCCGCCCTGGAGCTCAAGAAGGTGAAAGACGAAGGGGAGCGGCGGAAGCTCCTGGAGGAGGCCAAAGCGGGGCTCTCCTTGCGGGAGCTTAAGGCCAAGGTGCGGGAGCTTCTCCGCCAAGAAGCTCCTCCCCCGCCCTGGCACAAGGAGGTGCTGGCGAAGCTCTCCCGGCTGGACCTCGAGGCCCTCCCTCCCGAGAAGCGGAAGGCAGTGGAAAGGCACCTCCAGGCCCTGGCCAAGGAGCTGGGCCTGACCCGCAAGGCGTAG
- a CDS encoding ParA family protein — protein sequence MKRERLVPLTEWARREGMSESLARKWIREGRLEAVRLGHYWYVPEVVEGPEGRGQIFTLFTHAGGAGKTSLARDLGFEMASRGYRVLLIDADPQANLTAWLGVDPGRVEDEETLLQVIRQDFLPRPRQVGRNLHLVPASVNLALGELELDRKPLGALALRTALERTDGYDLILVDSLPSLGSLAVMAALAGDGLLVPVETGAKGVQALQAVIHVAREYREALRKVAPDAVAGRSHIIRAFIPTKYDARTQGDNRVLQAIQDLEEVAPVAPRVAYRPGPHRRATEEQVPIQATGDKEAAEEIARLADFLLERVFRLEEVPA from the coding sequence ATGAAACGGGAAAGGCTGGTGCCGCTGACGGAGTGGGCCCGGCGGGAGGGGATGTCGGAAAGCCTGGCCCGCAAGTGGATCCGGGAAGGCCGCCTCGAGGCCGTCCGCCTGGGGCATTATTGGTACGTCCCCGAGGTGGTGGAGGGGCCGGAGGGCCGGGGCCAGATCTTCACCCTCTTCACCCACGCAGGCGGTGCAGGCAAGACCTCCCTGGCCCGGGACCTGGGCTTTGAGATGGCCTCGAGGGGCTACCGGGTGCTCCTCATTGACGCCGACCCCCAGGCCAACCTCACCGCCTGGCTGGGGGTGGACCCCGGCCGCGTGGAGGACGAGGAAACCTTGCTCCAGGTGATCCGCCAGGACTTCCTGCCCCGCCCGCGGCAGGTGGGGCGGAACCTCCACCTGGTGCCTGCCTCGGTGAACCTGGCCCTGGGGGAGCTGGAGCTGGACCGCAAGCCCTTGGGGGCCTTGGCCCTGCGCACCGCCTTGGAGCGCACCGACGGCTACGACCTCATCCTGGTGGACTCCCTGCCCTCCCTGGGCTCCTTGGCGGTGATGGCCGCCCTGGCGGGGGATGGGCTATTGGTGCCCGTGGAAACGGGGGCCAAGGGGGTGCAGGCCCTGCAGGCGGTGATCCATGTGGCCCGGGAGTACCGGGAGGCCTTGCGCAAGGTGGCCCCGGATGCGGTGGCGGGCCGGTCCCACATCATCCGCGCCTTCATCCCCACCAAGTACGACGCCCGCACCCAGGGGGATAACCGGGTGCTCCAGGCCATCCAGGACCTCGAGGAGGTGGCCCCGGTGGCGCCCCGGGTGGCCTACCGCCCCGGCCCCCACCGGCGGGCCACGGAGGAGCAGGTGCCCATCCAGGCCACCGGGGACAAGGAGGCCGCCGAGGAGATCGCCCGCCTGGCCGACTTCCTGCTGGAGCGGGTCTTCCGCCTCGAGGAGGTGCCGGCATGA
- a CDS encoding MBL fold metallo-hydrolase has product MSLSFLALGGALEVGASAHLLTVDGVRFLVDVGLRPSLLGEAALPRLDLLSEPPDAVLLTHAHLDHVGALPLLRRRFPKVPLFATRPTLRLALEVLLDSARLGRALGAELYTEREAARALLEAVEIRPFEPFAVKGVRVLPLPAGHLLGAVGYLLEGKGGRALHLGDFSLTATPTTDPAHFPPEPQGVDLLVSEGTYGDTFLPSRKEQVREFLSLVGRTLREGGRVLIPTFALGRAQDLLFHLLEGMRTGLVPKVPVVLDGLVRTITRAYEEDLADFLPEALRNLRTNSRMPLFLREGVVEVRDARHRAELLLSGSPMVVLASGGMLSGGPSPLWASHFLREEGSALLLVGYQDEESPGRRLLELKRGDELLLPVGEERVLVRVDSQVERFHLSAHADRAGILNLLSRYPARLTLLVHGEPQALHTLSRALEGRPSRIPRVEEAVSLEPAPAPEPEEKPPARPAAKEKAPRKVPTLATHVRVEVRGHTLLVHFPPGRNPARLLPPGTYRLRGERVGAVEIKLSPSLQGPPPPDRQALLEEALAYGEARRGKRPLKALAVWWEEGPEGLDRALAGLPKAHRELLLGMREALLALLESGEGVLLLHFGRERPLVLPL; this is encoded by the coding sequence ATGAGCCTCTCCTTCCTGGCCTTGGGGGGTGCCCTCGAGGTGGGGGCCAGCGCCCACCTCCTCACGGTGGACGGGGTGCGCTTTTTGGTGGACGTGGGCCTCCGCCCGAGCCTGCTGGGGGAAGCGGCCCTCCCCCGCCTGGACCTCCTCTCCGAGCCTCCCGATGCCGTTCTCCTCACCCACGCCCACCTGGACCACGTGGGGGCCTTGCCCCTCCTCAGGCGGCGCTTCCCCAAGGTGCCCCTCTTTGCCACCCGCCCCACCCTGCGCCTGGCCCTGGAGGTCCTCCTGGACTCGGCCCGCCTGGGCCGGGCCCTGGGGGCCGAGCTCTACACCGAGAGGGAGGCGGCCAGGGCTCTCCTGGAGGCGGTGGAGATACGCCCCTTTGAGCCCTTTGCGGTGAAGGGGGTGCGGGTTTTGCCCCTGCCGGCGGGCCACCTCCTGGGGGCGGTGGGCTACCTGCTGGAGGGCAAGGGGGGAAGGGCCTTGCACCTGGGGGACTTTTCCCTCACCGCCACCCCCACCACGGACCCCGCCCACTTCCCCCCTGAGCCCCAGGGGGTGGACCTCTTGGTTTCCGAGGGCACTTACGGGGACACCTTCCTGCCGAGCCGCAAGGAGCAGGTGCGGGAGTTCCTCTCGTTGGTGGGCCGGACCCTGCGGGAGGGGGGACGGGTCCTGATCCCCACCTTCGCCCTGGGCCGGGCCCAGGACCTGCTCTTCCACCTCCTGGAGGGGATGCGGACGGGCCTGGTGCCCAAGGTGCCGGTGGTGCTGGACGGCCTGGTGCGCACCATCACCCGGGCCTACGAGGAGGACCTGGCGGACTTCCTGCCCGAGGCCTTAAGGAACCTCAGGACCAACAGCCGCATGCCCCTTTTCCTGCGGGAAGGGGTGGTGGAGGTGAGGGACGCCCGCCACCGGGCGGAGCTCCTCCTCTCGGGGAGCCCCATGGTGGTCCTGGCCTCGGGGGGGATGCTGAGCGGGGGCCCAAGCCCCCTTTGGGCCAGCCACTTCCTCCGTGAGGAGGGAAGCGCCCTCCTTCTGGTGGGCTACCAGGACGAGGAAAGCCCGGGCCGCCGCCTCCTGGAGCTCAAGAGGGGGGATGAGCTCCTCCTTCCCGTGGGGGAGGAGCGGGTTCTGGTGCGGGTGGATTCGCAGGTGGAGCGCTTCCACCTCTCCGCCCACGCGGACCGGGCGGGGATCCTCAACCTCCTCTCCCGCTACCCCGCCCGCCTCACCCTCCTGGTCCACGGGGAGCCCCAGGCCCTGCACACCCTGTCCCGGGCCCTCGAGGGCCGCCCAAGCCGCATCCCCCGGGTGGAGGAAGCGGTTTCCCTGGAGCCCGCCCCGGCGCCTGAGCCGGAGGAGAAGCCTCCCGCCAGACCTGCGGCCAAGGAGAAGGCTCCCCGCAAGGTGCCCACCCTGGCCACCCACGTGCGGGTGGAGGTGCGGGGGCACACCCTCCTGGTGCACTTTCCCCCAGGGCGCAACCCTGCCCGCCTCCTTCCCCCCGGCACCTACCGCCTGCGGGGGGAACGGGTGGGGGCGGTGGAGATCAAGCTCTCCCCCAGCCTCCAGGGCCCGCCCCCACCGGACCGCCAGGCCCTTTTGGAGGAGGCCCTGGCCTACGGGGAGGCCAGGAGGGGGAAGCGCCCCCTGAAGGCCCTGGCCGTGTGGTGGGAGGAGGGGCCGGAGGGGCTGGACAGGGCCTTGGCGGGGCTTCCCAAGGCCCACCGGGAGCTCCTCCTGGGCATGCGGGAGGCTCTGCTGGCCCTCTTGGAGTCGGGGGAAGGGGTGCTCCTCCTGCACTTTGGGCGGGAGAGGCCCCTGGTGTTGCCCTTGTAG
- a CDS encoding replication initiator protein A, whose product MASKRPAPKDLVPKAKHFDEANVARLGLISIQERIPEGYSSWEEEFEFLGKPVKLACYASDKVGGVPHGLDNEVSLALIALYFNAGSPEDGTFTATPYQILKLMGLDTSGYYYQALKESLLRLTTATYVLSEAWRSDGRWQSVTFRYIEKLEYTSSQDGRLDRSSVLRITLAKEIVRSLKQNYVKPIDIEFMASLRRPLSRALYRLLDAQRFSPEHPAPLARFEVNLMEWAAACKIVHKRPDKVRRTLEPAHEELISRRYLQSVEYVGRGQNQTIVYVFGEEAGGVADMEAVDLLMAEGLSFTSAYSLARRYSLARIKDRLELYRSILASGYKPKNRLGFLVDVIRDEEGKYSRALPSPLPKREQAHREEEEARRIEEEAEREWQSMPKEAQVRRAVQVAQLVLRSRISVGELEELTRLLEAGALEPKALVEELKRAAGEGRLEEWLQAFREGLEG is encoded by the coding sequence ATGGCCTCCAAACGCCCCGCCCCCAAAGACCTAGTCCCCAAGGCCAAGCACTTCGACGAGGCCAACGTGGCCCGCTTGGGCCTGATCTCCATCCAGGAGCGCATCCCCGAGGGCTACTCCTCCTGGGAGGAGGAGTTTGAGTTTCTGGGCAAGCCGGTGAAGCTGGCCTGCTACGCCAGCGACAAGGTGGGGGGTGTGCCCCACGGGCTGGACAACGAGGTCTCCCTAGCCCTCATCGCCCTCTACTTCAACGCTGGAAGCCCGGAGGACGGCACCTTCACCGCCACCCCCTACCAGATCCTCAAGCTCATGGGCCTGGACACCTCGGGCTACTACTACCAGGCCCTCAAGGAAAGCCTCCTGCGCCTCACCACCGCCACCTACGTCCTCTCCGAGGCCTGGCGCTCGGACGGGCGCTGGCAGAGCGTCACCTTCCGCTACATCGAGAAGCTGGAGTACACCAGCAGCCAGGACGGGCGCCTGGACCGCTCCAGCGTCCTCCGCATCACCCTGGCCAAGGAGATCGTCCGCTCCCTGAAGCAAAACTACGTGAAGCCCATCGACATCGAGTTCATGGCCAGCCTCCGCCGCCCCCTAAGCCGCGCCCTCTACCGCCTCCTGGACGCCCAGCGCTTCTCCCCCGAGCACCCCGCGCCCCTGGCCCGCTTCGAGGTGAACCTCATGGAGTGGGCCGCCGCCTGCAAGATCGTCCACAAGCGCCCCGACAAGGTGCGGCGGACCCTCGAGCCCGCCCATGAGGAGCTCATCTCCCGCCGCTACCTCCAGTCGGTGGAGTACGTGGGCCGCGGGCAGAACCAGACCATCGTCTACGTCTTTGGCGAGGAGGCGGGCGGGGTGGCGGACATGGAGGCGGTGGACCTCCTCATGGCCGAGGGGCTTTCCTTCACCTCCGCCTACTCCCTGGCCCGGCGGTACTCCCTGGCCCGCATCAAGGACCGCCTCGAGCTTTACCGGAGCATCCTGGCCTCGGGGTACAAGCCCAAGAACCGCCTGGGCTTCCTGGTGGACGTGATCCGGGACGAGGAGGGCAAATACAGCCGCGCCCTCCCCTCTCCCCTACCCAAGCGGGAGCAGGCCCACCGGGAGGAGGAGGAGGCCCGCCGCATCGAGGAGGAGGCGGAGCGGGAGTGGCAGAGCATGCCCAAGGAGGCCCAGGTGCGCCGGGCGGTGCAGGTGGCCCAGCTGGTGCTGAGGAGCCGGATCAGCGTGGGGGAGCTGGAGGAGCTCACCCGGCTTTTGGAGGCGGGCGCCCTCGAGCCCAAGGCCTTGGTGGAGGAGCTCAAGCGGGCCGCCGGCGAAGGGCGTTTAGAGGAATGGCTCCAAGCTTTCCGCGAGGGCCTCGAGGGGTGA
- a CDS encoding glycogen debranching N-terminal domain-containing protein yields the protein MVPLKEDDTYLVLNERGFAEEPPEGFYRHDTRFLSRYRLLLPEGLTLLHTHVPRPDQLVQDWARFRGADGEVLLRRHLQVYRGKVAEHLRFQNLSQEALSLRVGLEISGDFLDLFEARGWHTPPSRPPSLEHRAADGIEQRAVLRPLPPPQGFTLHLPPKGEGELAWEVLLESPLASPGTLPDYETFLRAFPRGEGPWQSILRQALLDLRALLLTTPEGPVPAAGIPWFVAPFGRDSLLTAFMLLPWGKEVAQGVLRYLAWRQGVVVDPFREEEPGKILHEVRIGELSRMGQVPFARYYGTVDATPLFLVLLGRYLDLTGELALVRELRPNWEAALAWLEAADQDGDGLLEFTPSGSGLAVQSWKDSHDSMSHADGRLAEPPLAVSEVQGYAYAAHRAAAAFYRALGEEAKAQAQEKRAQELFRLIQERFWLEELATYALALDRNKEPLRVKSSDPGHLLWSGAVPPERVPALVATLFSEELWSGWGLRTLGSRERRYNPLSYHNGSVWPHDTALFAGGLFRYGLREEGERVAQALLDLALSQPDRRLPELVGGFPREEGLPPVPYPVACRPQAWDAASVVYLYALVQGVRDW from the coding sequence ATGGTTCCCCTGAAGGAAGACGACACCTACCTGGTCCTGAACGAGCGGGGGTTCGCCGAGGAGCCCCCGGAGGGTTTCTACCGCCACGACACCCGCTTCCTGTCCCGCTACCGCCTGCTTCTGCCCGAAGGCCTAACGCTCCTCCACACCCACGTGCCCCGGCCCGACCAGCTGGTCCAGGATTGGGCCCGCTTTCGGGGGGCCGACGGGGAGGTCCTGCTCCGCAGGCATCTCCAGGTTTACCGGGGCAAGGTGGCGGAGCACCTCCGCTTCCAGAACCTTTCGCAGGAGGCCCTCTCCCTTCGGGTAGGCCTGGAGATCTCCGGGGATTTTTTGGACCTATTTGAGGCAAGGGGCTGGCACACACCGCCGAGCAGGCCTCCCAGCCTGGAGCATCGCGCCGCCGACGGCATTGAGCAACGGGCGGTCCTGCGTCCCCTACCCCCTCCCCAAGGCTTCACCCTCCACCTGCCCCCTAAGGGGGAAGGGGAGCTGGCCTGGGAAGTGCTTTTGGAAAGCCCGTTGGCGTCCCCGGGCACCCTGCCCGACTACGAGACCTTTTTGAGGGCCTTCCCTCGAGGCGAAGGGCCTTGGCAAAGCATCCTGAGGCAAGCCCTCCTGGACCTCCGCGCCCTGCTCCTCACCACCCCAGAAGGGCCGGTGCCCGCGGCGGGCATCCCCTGGTTCGTGGCCCCCTTCGGCCGGGACAGCCTCCTCACCGCCTTCATGCTCCTCCCTTGGGGGAAAGAGGTGGCCCAGGGGGTCCTCCGCTACCTGGCCTGGCGCCAGGGGGTGGTGGTGGATCCCTTCCGGGAAGAGGAACCGGGCAAAATCCTGCACGAGGTGCGCATAGGGGAGCTTTCCCGCATGGGGCAGGTGCCCTTTGCCCGCTATTACGGCACGGTAGACGCCACTCCCCTGTTCCTGGTCCTCCTGGGGCGGTACCTGGACCTCACGGGGGAGTTGGCCCTGGTGCGGGAACTTCGGCCCAACTGGGAAGCGGCCCTCGCCTGGCTGGAAGCCGCCGACCAGGATGGGGACGGGCTTCTGGAGTTCACCCCCAGCGGCAGCGGGCTCGCCGTCCAGTCCTGGAAGGACTCCCACGACTCCATGAGCCACGCGGATGGGCGCTTGGCCGAGCCCCCCTTGGCGGTCAGCGAGGTCCAGGGGTACGCCTACGCGGCCCATCGGGCAGCAGCCGCCTTTTACCGGGCCCTGGGGGAGGAGGCCAAGGCGCAAGCCCAGGAAAAGCGTGCGCAGGAACTCTTTCGCCTCATCCAAGAGCGCTTCTGGCTGGAGGAGCTGGCCACCTATGCCTTGGCCTTGGACCGGAACAAGGAGCCCCTCCGGGTGAAGTCCTCTGACCCCGGCCACCTGCTGTGGAGCGGAGCCGTGCCCCCAGAGCGGGTACCGGCTTTGGTGGCCACCCTCTTTTCCGAGGAACTCTGGTCGGGCTGGGGCCTGCGCACCTTGGGAAGCCGAGAGCGGCGCTACAACCCCCTTTCCTACCACAACGGTTCCGTCTGGCCCCACGACACCGCCCTCTTCGCCGGGGGGCTTTTCCGGTACGGCCTCAGGGAGGAAGGGGAACGTGTGGCCCAGGCCCTCCTGGACCTGGCCCTTTCCCAGCCCGACCGGCGCCTTCCCGAGCTGGTGGGGGGGTTTCCCCGGGAGGAGGGGTTGCCCCCAGTCCCCTACCCTGTGGCCTGCAGACCCCAGGCTTGGGATGCCGCCAGCGTGGTCTACCTCTACGCCCTGGTCCAGGGGGTGCGGGATTGGTAA
- a CDS encoding carbohydrate ABC transporter permease: MGAKEAARRRWAALGWAYGLLLAFGVFFVAPFVMGFLASLKTDPLEWPFRLAFSQVSPKNWAAAWRLGQAGSGDPWLGGMRPGRQVALEVVYFVPRGVEPTLLAEIPRRKPGAGMGAVFETPYASDHVTLEGPIPLERRPAHQEEGEIIRYRLVLRYQGEGPFLERVPLDLEAPRGMVLVEATLDPTRFERRGRVASWDNVTPGLLGYVFHNYVRAFRETRSLETGESLFLRWTLNSFFIAFLKVLTTLVFASMAGYALARLRFPGRQALFLFMLFTMMVPGQVTFISNYLVLRDGIFGLSKLFGVETLLNTYTGLILSGLVGASAVFIMKQFFESIPREVEEAALIDGATPLQTLFRIVLPMSTPALGALAILTFQGTWNEFFWPFIVLTSPREIYTLPIGLLSFRNAYGQVGDWGLILAGGFFSMIPILILFAVFQRYFVEGVNVGAVKE, from the coding sequence ATGGGGGCTAAGGAGGCGGCCCGCCGCCGCTGGGCGGCCTTGGGCTGGGCCTACGGTCTGCTCCTGGCCTTTGGGGTGTTCTTTGTGGCCCCCTTTGTTATGGGCTTCCTGGCCAGCCTAAAAACCGACCCCCTGGAATGGCCCTTCCGCCTGGCCTTTTCCCAGGTGAGCCCCAAGAACTGGGCCGCGGCGTGGCGTCTGGGCCAAGCGGGAAGCGGCGATCCCTGGTTGGGCGGGATGCGCCCAGGACGCCAAGTGGCCCTGGAGGTGGTGTACTTCGTGCCCAGGGGCGTGGAACCCACCCTCCTTGCCGAGATTCCCCGGCGAAAGCCCGGAGCCGGCATGGGAGCGGTGTTCGAAACCCCTTACGCCAGCGACCACGTGACGCTGGAAGGACCCATCCCCCTGGAGCGCCGCCCGGCCCACCAGGAGGAGGGGGAGATCATCCGCTACCGGTTGGTGCTGCGGTACCAGGGCGAAGGCCCCTTTTTGGAACGGGTGCCCCTGGATTTGGAGGCACCTCGAGGCATGGTCCTGGTGGAGGCCACCCTAGACCCCACCCGCTTCGAGCGCCGCGGGCGGGTGGCGAGCTGGGATAACGTGACCCCGGGCCTCCTGGGGTATGTCTTCCACAACTACGTGCGGGCCTTCCGGGAAACCAGGAGCCTGGAAACCGGGGAAAGCCTCTTCTTGCGCTGGACTTTGAACTCCTTCTTCATCGCCTTCCTCAAGGTGCTCACCACCCTGGTCTTCGCCTCCATGGCCGGCTACGCCCTGGCCCGCCTCCGCTTCCCCGGTAGGCAAGCCCTTTTCCTCTTCATGCTCTTCACCATGATGGTACCCGGGCAGGTGACCTTCATCTCCAACTACCTGGTGCTTCGCGACGGCATCTTCGGCCTGTCCAAGCTCTTCGGGGTGGAAACCCTCCTCAACACCTACACTGGCCTCATCCTCTCGGGCCTGGTGGGCGCCAGCGCCGTCTTCATCATGAAGCAGTTCTTCGAGTCCATCCCCCGGGAAGTGGAGGAGGCCGCCCTCATCGACGGGGCCACCCCCTTGCAGACCCTCTTCCGCATCGTCCTCCCCATGTCCACCCCAGCCCTCGGCGCCTTGGCCATCCTCACCTTCCAGGGCACCTGGAACGAGTTCTTCTGGCCCTTCATCGTGCTCACCAGCCCCCGGGAGATCTACACCCTGCCCATCGGCCTCCTCTCCTTCCGCAACGCCTACGGCCAGGTGGGGGACTGGGGCCTCATCCTGGCGGGTGGGTTCTTCTCCATGATCCCCATCCTCATCCTCTTCGCGGTCTTCCAGAGGTACTTCGTCGAGGGGGTCAATGTGGGAGCGGTAAAGGAGTAG
- a CDS encoding carbohydrate ABC transporter permease, translating into MRIKARTLEALYALLLLLPFLFSLGVFFLYAFLRAVYFSFTDYNLFSPPRWVGLANYWALFQEPSFLLALKHTLLYSLVVTSLQTFFALILAIALNRPLRGITFFRTVYYLPSVISTAAASLLLLWLFQRTGLVNQALSLLFSHLPHLAGFALLFLGLQGALVLWERRRGRRTPFLDPGLAAVSLLGAFLGTSAFQAWGLLQAREVRVDIPWLPTRASFLGLPYPLWAIVLMNTYTTIPTFMVLFLAGLKGIPRTLYEAAALDGATPWIMFSRITVPLLRPVLFLVITLGLIGTLQLFDQVLFVGGSGGAPLESTITLAYYVYGNVFPSGATPRVGLASAAALVLAGLTLVIVLLQRRFGVGERGWS; encoded by the coding sequence ATGCGAATCAAAGCGCGCACCCTCGAGGCCCTCTACGCCTTGCTCCTCCTCCTTCCCTTTTTGTTCTCCCTGGGCGTTTTCTTCCTGTACGCCTTCTTGCGGGCTGTCTACTTCAGCTTCACCGATTACAACCTCTTCTCACCCCCGCGTTGGGTGGGTTTGGCCAATTACTGGGCGCTCTTCCAAGAGCCTTCCTTCCTGTTGGCCCTGAAGCACACCCTCCTCTACAGCTTGGTGGTCACTAGCCTGCAGACCTTCTTCGCCCTGATCCTGGCCATCGCCCTCAACCGACCCCTGAGGGGCATCACCTTCTTCCGCACGGTCTACTACCTGCCCTCGGTGATCTCCACCGCGGCCGCCAGCCTCCTCCTCCTCTGGCTCTTCCAGCGCACCGGGCTGGTGAACCAGGCCCTTTCCCTCCTGTTCTCCCACCTCCCCCACCTGGCTGGCTTTGCCCTTCTCTTTTTGGGCCTCCAAGGGGCCCTGGTCCTTTGGGAACGGCGGCGGGGACGGCGCACCCCCTTCCTTGACCCGGGGCTAGCCGCCGTCTCCCTGCTGGGCGCCTTCCTGGGCACCTCCGCCTTCCAGGCCTGGGGCCTCCTCCAGGCCCGCGAGGTGCGGGTGGATATCCCCTGGCTCCCCACGCGGGCTTCCTTCCTCGGTCTTCCCTACCCCTTATGGGCCATCGTCTTGATGAACACCTACACCACCATTCCCACCTTCATGGTTCTCTTCCTGGCGGGGCTCAAGGGCATCCCCCGAACCCTCTACGAGGCCGCCGCACTGGATGGGGCAACCCCTTGGATCATGTTCAGCCGCATCACCGTGCCCCTCCTTAGGCCCGTCCTCTTCCTGGTCATCACCCTGGGCCTGATCGGCACCCTCCAGCTCTTCGACCAGGTGCTCTTCGTGGGGGGTTCCGGGGGTGCTCCCTTGGAGAGCACCATCACCTTGGCCTACTACGTGTATGGCAACGTTTTCCCCTCCGGAGCCACCCCGCGGGTGGGGCTGGCCTCGGCAGCCGCCTTGGTCCTGGCGGGCCTGACCCTGGTCATCGTTTTGCTCCAGCGCCGCTTCGGCGTGGGCGAGAGGGGGTGGTCCTAA
- a CDS encoding ABC transporter substrate-binding protein, with protein sequence MLRVWLILLALAGLASAQVQVRISGWGGTDIAIVNGLLKEVVQPKLDREGIRVVYQPIEGDYTQWLFNALSAGTAPDLFYVDIFWSESLFASGRVEPLDGYFSKQELAEFLPNLIQAFTYKGKVYGIPKDFNTLALQFNKDLFDEAGVRYPNQQDTWETFEAKLQQVQSKLKDVAGLCVVADFARFGAFAFATGWKPFDAKGHTVLDENFRRAFEWYTGLPRRGAARFAQDLGEGWTGGCFGGEKAATAIEGAWIAGFLRDKAPNMRYSTTFLPLDPVTKRRGNFIYTVSWSMNAASRNKPAAAKVLKALTSPEAQQWVLERGLAIPSRRALANNPYFQRPGKEPELNRVVFQGSGPQGGNVYPFKFLAYGGDWMRPINDALLAVMTGQKGVDQALRDAQAALDRLTGRR encoded by the coding sequence ATGCTTAGGGTTTGGTTGATCCTTCTGGCCCTTGCAGGCCTGGCTTCGGCCCAGGTGCAGGTGCGCATCTCGGGCTGGGGCGGCACGGACATCGCCATCGTTAACGGGTTGCTTAAGGAAGTGGTCCAGCCAAAGCTGGACCGCGAGGGTATCCGGGTGGTCTATCAGCCCATCGAGGGGGATTACACCCAATGGCTCTTCAACGCCCTCTCGGCGGGTACGGCCCCCGACCTGTTCTACGTGGACATTTTCTGGTCGGAGAGCCTCTTCGCCTCGGGGCGGGTGGAGCCCTTGGACGGCTACTTCAGCAAGCAGGAGCTGGCCGAGTTTCTGCCGAACCTCATTCAGGCTTTCACCTATAAGGGCAAGGTCTACGGCATCCCCAAGGACTTCAACACCCTCGCACTCCAGTTCAACAAGGACCTCTTCGATGAAGCAGGGGTACGCTACCCCAACCAGCAGGACACCTGGGAAACCTTTGAGGCCAAGCTCCAGCAGGTGCAGAGCAAGCTGAAGGACGTGGCCGGCCTCTGCGTGGTGGCCGACTTCGCCCGCTTTGGAGCCTTCGCCTTCGCCACGGGGTGGAAGCCCTTCGACGCCAAAGGTCATACCGTGTTGGACGAAAACTTCCGCCGGGCCTTTGAGTGGTACACGGGGTTGCCGAGGCGGGGCGCGGCCAGGTTCGCCCAGGATCTCGGCGAGGGCTGGACCGGTGGGTGTTTCGGGGGGGAGAAGGCGGCCACGGCCATCGAAGGGGCTTGGATCGCGGGCTTCCTCCGGGACAAAGCCCCGAACATGCGCTACAGCACTACCTTCCTTCCCCTGGATCCGGTCACGAAGCGCCGGGGTAACTTCATCTATACCGTTTCCTGGAGCATGAATGCGGCCAGCAGGAACAAACCGGCCGCCGCGAAGGTACTCAAGGCCTTGACCTCCCCCGAAGCGCAACAGTGGGTGCTGGAGCGGGGCCTGGCCATTCCCAGCCGTAGGGCCTTGGCCAACAACCCCTACTTCCAGCGTCCGGGCAAGGAGCCCGAGCTTAACCGTGTGGTCTTCCAAGGCTCCGGCCCCCAGGGTGGGAACGTGTATCCCTTCAAGTTCCTGGCCTACGGGGGCGACTGGATGCGCCCCATCAACGATGCCCTCTTGGCGGTCATGACCGGGCAAAAGGGGGTGGATCAAGCGCTGAGAGACGCCCAGGCGGCCTTGGATCGGCTCACGGGTAGGAGGTAA